The following coding sequences lie in one Onychomys torridus chromosome X, mOncTor1.1, whole genome shotgun sequence genomic window:
- the LOC118573660 gene encoding melanoma-associated antigen 10-like, giving the protein MDPTENSQSFNLPGSPQAQREARGLESAQVPTAEAREAEATATTSGDMSAGGMLSSPQSAHSASSPPTVMGGASSAEASGNQEGEVAEPEFPPQAVLNGRIVALVRFLLTKFRRMEIVTKSEMTQRAMRDYEEYYPVIFSKASECMKLIFGIDMMEVDPFVHSYFLFPALGITYDGLMHGVLGVPKTGLVIIVLCIIFIEDNCVSEEVFWNVLNSLGLYADMDHFIFGEPKSLITEDFVQEGYVEYRQVPNSRPPRYEFLWGPRAYAETTKMKVLEFYASIVKQDPRSYPEKYEEALREEQERA; this is encoded by the coding sequence ATGGATCCTACTGAGAACAGCCAGAGCTTCAACCTTCCAGGCAGCCCTCAGGCCCAAAGGGAGGCAAGGGGCCTGGAGAGTGCTCAGGTCCCCACAGCTGaggctagggaggcagaggccactGCCACCACCTCAGGGGATATGTCTGCTGGAGGAATGCTCAGCTCTCCCCAGAGTGCTCATAGTGcctcttctcctcccactgtCATGGGAGGGGCATCATCTGCTGAGGCCTCTGGAAACCAAGAGGGGGAGGTGGCTGAGCCAGAGTTTCCCCCACAGGCTGTATTAAATGGAAGGATAGTTGCTTTGGTGAGATTCCTGCTCACCAAGTTTCGAAGGATGGAGATAGTCACCAAGTCAGAAATGACACAGAGGGCCATGAGAGATTATGAGGAGTACTATCCTGTGATCTTTAGTAAGGCCTCTGAGTGCATGAAGCTGATCTTTGGTATTGACATGATGGAAGTGGACCCATTTGTTCACTCCTATTTCCTTTTCCCTGCCCTGGGGATCACCTATGATGGGTTAATGCATGGGGTTCTAGGTGTACCCAAGACAGGGCTGGTTATAATTGTACTGTGCATCATATTCATAGAGGACAATTGTGTCAGTGAGGAGGTGTTCTGGAATGTGTTGAATAGCCTAGGGCTATATGCTGATATGGATCATTTCATATTTGGGGAGCCCAAGAGTCTCATCACTGAAGATTTTGTGCAGGAAGGGTATGTGGAATACAGGCAGGTGCCCAACAGCCGTCCTCCTCGCTATGAGTTCCTGTGGGGCCCAAGGGCCTATGCTGAAACCACCAAGATGAAGGTCTTGGAATTTTATGCCAGCATTGTTAAGCAGGATCCTAGATCCTACCCTGAAAAGTACGAAGAGGCTTTGAGGGAGGAGCAAGAGCGGGCCTAG